In the genome of Paenibacillus pabuli, one region contains:
- a CDS encoding YvrJ family protein — MDNSAFATFIGGISQVGFPIMITLYLFTRFEKKLDQLSVNISTLIEVIKAVIKDESKQR; from the coding sequence ATGGATAATAGCGCATTTGCAACTTTTATAGGGGGAATCAGCCAGGTCGGTTTTCCCATCATGATTACATTATATTTATTTACCCGATTCGAGAAGAAGCTGGATCAGCTCTCAGTCAATATCAGTACTCTTATAGAGGTAATCAAAGCGGTGATTAAAGATGAATCAAAACAACGTTGA
- a CDS encoding helix-turn-helix domain-containing protein, whose protein sequence is MNQNNVEFYDAVRRAQNGDRESMLQIISAFQPIIQRMRYQVRPQERDDLSQTIVEGLIIKIMNYELEHVPTYSEFCKQLFDAE, encoded by the coding sequence ATGAATCAAAACAACGTTGAATTCTATGATGCAGTGCGGAGGGCACAGAATGGAGATCGGGAGAGCATGCTTCAAATTATCAGTGCATTTCAACCTATCATTCAGCGGATGAGATATCAGGTCAGACCCCAAGAGCGTGACGATCTGTCACAGACCATTGTTGAAGGATTGATCATTAAAATCATGAATTATGAATTGGAGCATGTACCTACTTACTCGGAGTTCTGCAAACAACTGTTTGATGCCGAATGA
- a CDS encoding MFS transporter codes for MKIKSNYTKLFGAFSLTFLGDGLTLAAVPWLISNLTSDTLYASVTMTALRLPWLLFSLPVGVLIDRYSRKHMLIGAGFTRMILLLGLTLCIWGGWISIPMLALFMFGIGLSRVVFDSTVQTIIPQLVDENKLEKANGQFTAGQLITSDILGVALGGFIITLHIVFPFAIDTVTAVIALLLLIALKGSFYPGNREAAEKGTQPMKNWKQEMWSGIQYVYHDRFLRGLAILSVTITLMYSIILATQIFFVRDVLQLDAFAFGILISIATIGSIVGSQAVAYMRNKWTTKQLIISSILCMGIIYGVVGLTTNAYAVGALYFCAAFFIIVYNVTRSSILQRSVPNELLGRVGSVFRFLSFGISAIGTLLGGLLVRISETTFDRVFSLQMPYLLLSLVYILSGLLFTFKMQNHSENQRNTHHV; via the coding sequence ATGAAGATCAAGTCGAACTATACTAAACTCTTTGGTGCGTTCTCTCTTACTTTTTTGGGTGATGGACTTACGCTTGCGGCGGTTCCATGGCTCATTTCCAATCTTACCAGCGATACCCTGTATGCCTCCGTTACCATGACGGCACTTCGTTTGCCCTGGCTTCTCTTCAGTCTGCCCGTGGGCGTTCTAATCGACCGATATTCTCGTAAACATATGCTGATCGGAGCAGGCTTTACTCGCATGATTCTTCTTCTTGGCCTGACGTTATGTATATGGGGTGGATGGATCAGCATTCCGATGCTCGCTCTGTTCATGTTCGGGATTGGTCTTAGCCGCGTTGTGTTTGACAGCACGGTACAGACCATTATTCCTCAGCTTGTAGACGAGAACAAATTGGAAAAAGCCAACGGGCAGTTTACAGCGGGACAGCTGATTACGAGTGATATTCTGGGTGTTGCCCTAGGGGGATTCATCATCACCCTGCATATTGTTTTTCCTTTTGCCATTGATACCGTCACAGCTGTCATTGCTCTTCTCCTCTTAATCGCCCTAAAGGGAAGCTTTTATCCAGGGAATCGGGAAGCAGCAGAGAAGGGCACACAGCCCATGAAGAATTGGAAACAGGAGATGTGGTCCGGGATTCAATATGTGTATCATGATCGTTTTCTCCGTGGTTTGGCGATTCTGTCCGTCACGATTACGCTGATGTATTCGATCATTCTGGCCACTCAAATTTTCTTTGTACGAGATGTCCTTCAGTTGGATGCTTTTGCATTCGGTATATTAATCTCCATTGCAACGATTGGCAGCATCGTGGGAAGCCAGGCAGTGGCTTATATGCGCAACAAGTGGACCACAAAACAATTAATTATTTCATCCATTCTGTGTATGGGCATCATCTACGGTGTGGTAGGTCTGACTACAAATGCGTATGCTGTAGGGGCCCTGTATTTCTGTGCTGCATTTTTCATTATCGTCTACAACGTTACACGTTCTTCCATTCTGCAACGATCCGTGCCTAATGAATTGCTCGGCAGGGTTGGGAGCGTGTTTCGCTTTTTGTCTTTTGGGATTAGTGCCATTGGTACCTTGCTTGGCGGATTACTGGTGCGAATCAGCGAAACCACATTTGATAGAGTATTTTCGTTACAAATGCCTTACCTTTTGTTAAGCCTGGTCTATATCCTGTCTGGTCTGTTATTCACCTTTAAAATGCAGAATCATTCAGAGAATCAGCGTAACACCCATCATGTGTAG
- a CDS encoding MarR family winged helix-turn-helix transcriptional regulator gives MDPEQDALQEYLLRLPLPNEAFFTMVEATANLVAVSEKYWQSQGLNGARIRILVEIAKDGGTMLPSVLAEKIGVTKANISLLLTPLERDGYIARAEHARDGRKTVISITDAGRTLLREHLPGNREAVAGQMGKLDEQEQHQLIVLLQKLNRS, from the coding sequence ATGGATCCTGAACAAGATGCGCTGCAGGAATATTTGCTTCGTCTGCCGCTGCCCAATGAGGCTTTTTTTACGATGGTTGAGGCGACTGCCAATCTGGTGGCCGTGTCGGAGAAATACTGGCAATCCCAAGGACTGAATGGCGCAAGAATTCGAATACTCGTAGAGATTGCCAAAGATGGAGGAACAATGCTTCCTTCAGTGCTTGCCGAAAAAATCGGTGTCACCAAGGCCAACATTAGCTTGCTGCTGACTCCGCTGGAGCGTGATGGTTACATTGCGAGGGCTGAACATGCCCGGGATGGTCGCAAGACGGTGATTTCCATTACCGATGCAGGACGGACATTATTGAGGGAGCATCTGCCGGGTAACCGTGAAGCTGTGGCTGGGCAAATGGGCAAGTTGGATGAACAGGAGCAGCATCAGTTGATTGTTTTGTTACAGAAGCTGAACAGGTCTTAA
- a CDS encoding NmrA family NAD(P)-binding protein, which produces MTIMITGTTGQLGNLIIANLLVRVPATEIIAGVRNGGMSVTLKALKDQGGEVRCIDYDRPETLQKAFAGVNKLLLISSSHPDDTVRLTQHTSVIHAAKNAGVEQILYTSFAFPQTSLKGSSSVHRLTEQGIFDSGMKYTILRNGLYIDFVNVLGLQEAIQSGVLTTPAGDWRFNAVTRSDLARAIANVLAEKGHEQRIYELVAPKTWNFADLAEVLTALADKPVIHIEDVSVQHWIYPFLSSIDTGSTSKDLEQLMGQPITSLKESIAPFLN; this is translated from the coding sequence ATGACGATCATGATTACCGGAACCACAGGACAATTAGGCAATCTGATTATTGCAAATCTGTTAGTCAGGGTCCCCGCTACAGAAATTATCGCAGGTGTCCGTAATGGGGGGATGTCCGTAACCTTAAAAGCTTTAAAGGATCAGGGTGGGGAGGTTCGCTGTATTGACTATGATAGGCCGGAAACGCTACAGAAAGCCTTTGCCGGTGTGAATAAATTGCTGCTGATTTCAAGCTCACATCCCGATGATACAGTCCGGCTAACTCAACATACAAGTGTAATTCATGCGGCGAAGAACGCTGGAGTTGAACAAATCCTTTATACCAGTTTTGCTTTCCCACAGACGAGTCTTAAAGGTTCGAGTAGCGTGCATAGACTTACCGAGCAGGGCATATTTGATTCGGGGATGAAGTATACGATTTTGCGCAATGGGCTGTATATTGATTTTGTGAATGTTCTTGGACTACAGGAGGCGATACAAAGTGGCGTGCTAACAACTCCAGCCGGAGATTGGCGGTTTAATGCGGTTACACGCAGTGATCTTGCACGGGCCATTGCGAACGTGCTCGCAGAGAAAGGTCATGAGCAGCGGATATATGAGTTGGTCGCGCCAAAAACTTGGAACTTTGCTGATTTGGCTGAGGTGCTCACAGCATTGGCAGATAAACCCGTCATACACATCGAGGATGTGTCGGTACAGCATTGGATCTATCCTTTTTTAAGCAGTATTGATACCGGATCTACGTCTAAGGACCTTGAGCAATTGATGGGTCAACCGATAACTTCGTTGAAGGAGAGCATTGCACCTTTTCTGAATTAA
- a CDS encoding galactokinase produces the protein MTTQPLALIQSTSGQALLAQMYGQQQLEEQTARYTKLNESFEQYFGVQEGSKLFSAAGRSEIGGNHTDHNHGKVLAGSITLDTIAVAAPTTDSVITFYSEGYNKKYGIDLTDLAPKAEDDGTTALIRGMAAGFGEFGYKVGGFQAYISSNVFSASGLSSSASFEMLICTILNHFYNESTLDVVTLAKIGQYAENHYWNKPSGLLDQMACAYGGLIAIDFENSAQPVIESVKWDFQENGYSLVIVNTGGNHADLTEDYAAVPHEMRAVAEALGSEYVREITAEAIYANLKQVREAAGDRAVLRALHFLAENDRVDGQVSSLREGRFADFLKLITASGNSSWKWLQNVYQSGSVKEQEIGIALALTENYLYNLGDGACRIHGGGFAGVILTILPNEKVGEYMSWMHAMLETPIIVVNVRAQGAVCLNELIENVG, from the coding sequence ATGACTACACAACCATTGGCACTGATCCAATCCACTTCAGGCCAAGCGCTGCTTGCCCAAATGTATGGTCAGCAACAACTGGAAGAACAGACAGCACGTTACACGAAGCTCAATGAATCATTTGAGCAGTACTTCGGCGTACAAGAAGGCAGCAAGCTGTTCAGCGCGGCTGGACGCAGCGAAATTGGGGGAAACCATACGGATCATAACCACGGTAAGGTACTGGCGGGTAGTATTACGCTGGATACAATTGCAGTGGCTGCACCAACGACGGATTCGGTAATTACCTTTTATTCGGAAGGGTATAACAAGAAATATGGTATCGATCTCACAGATTTGGCACCGAAGGCAGAAGACGATGGCACAACGGCGCTGATTCGTGGTATGGCTGCGGGGTTTGGGGAGTTTGGATACAAGGTGGGTGGCTTCCAGGCATACATCTCCAGTAACGTGTTCTCGGCGTCGGGTCTGAGTTCTTCGGCGTCGTTCGAGATGCTGATCTGTACGATCTTGAATCACTTCTACAACGAGAGTACGCTGGATGTTGTAACCCTGGCGAAGATTGGTCAATACGCGGAGAATCACTATTGGAACAAACCGTCTGGTCTGCTGGACCAAATGGCTTGTGCCTATGGTGGGCTGATTGCAATTGATTTTGAAAATTCGGCACAGCCGGTGATTGAGTCTGTTAAGTGGGATTTCCAGGAGAACGGCTACTCACTCGTGATTGTAAATACAGGTGGGAATCACGCGGATCTGACCGAGGATTACGCTGCTGTTCCTCATGAGATGAGAGCGGTTGCTGAGGCACTTGGCAGTGAGTACGTCCGTGAAATTACGGCTGAGGCAATCTATGCCAATCTCAAGCAGGTCCGTGAGGCTGCAGGGGATCGTGCGGTGCTGCGTGCATTGCATTTTCTGGCAGAGAATGATCGGGTGGATGGTCAGGTGTCATCACTTCGTGAAGGGCGTTTTGCTGACTTCCTGAAGCTGATTACGGCATCCGGGAATTCTTCCTGGAAGTGGCTCCAGAATGTATATCAGAGCGGTTCGGTGAAGGAACAGGAGATTGGGATCGCGCTGGCACTGACAGAGAATTATTTGTATAACTTGGGTGATGGCGCATGTCGCATCCATGGTGGAGGCTTCGCAGGCGTCATTCTGACGATTCTTCCAAACGAAAAAGTAGGGGAGTATATGTCGTGGATGCACGCCATGCTGGAGACGCCAATTATTGTGGTTAATGTGCGCGCGCAGGGTGCGGTATGTTTGAATGAGTTGATTGAAAACGTGGGTTAA
- a CDS encoding Ger(x)C family spore germination protein — protein sequence MKRYIQRWLLGLLSLSLCLVTSGCWSAYEIQQVDYAKAIGIDYRDGMFHMYVQTMDFASVAKSESSTKTAETPPVWVGHASGRTFNLAVNELFRSSQLHIAWGHVTAIVMTESILTSKHIKEVFDMLGRFPESRYTTWVYGTRDPLENILSATSIYNMSPLDSILHNPLPSFLEESLYPPVLSFKLIATHNDASTTTYLPCIAMNKEHWSQNKKNHELFIIDGAFFERTGDDFVYFPHSKLSGYHWLLKEMRRAPLIIENEGTIYGVLSVGLPNIKIVPVIRGNEVHFNIDAKYLTALYEYLTPVSYDEMVLFSEKTLREQILQTYREGLKRGVDIYGLQEKVYRKNPGLWRKLSNNGTKMILTEDSIQKLDIHITIPYTGKFRRKV from the coding sequence ATGAAGCGGTATATACAACGATGGTTGTTGGGGCTGCTAAGTCTCTCTCTTTGTTTGGTGACAAGCGGGTGCTGGAGCGCCTATGAAATCCAACAGGTCGACTATGCCAAAGCGATCGGAATCGATTACAGAGACGGGATGTTCCACATGTATGTCCAGACCATGGACTTTGCCAGTGTAGCCAAAAGCGAAAGTTCAACCAAAACGGCGGAAACCCCGCCCGTATGGGTTGGACATGCATCGGGGAGAACATTCAATCTTGCGGTAAACGAACTGTTCCGAAGTTCCCAACTTCATATCGCCTGGGGCCATGTGACGGCCATTGTCATGACCGAAAGTATACTGACAAGCAAGCATATCAAGGAAGTGTTCGACATGCTTGGACGTTTCCCGGAATCACGTTATACTACTTGGGTGTACGGCACCCGCGATCCTTTGGAAAATATTCTAAGTGCCACGTCCATATACAATATGTCGCCGCTGGACAGCATTTTGCATAACCCTCTTCCCTCATTCCTGGAAGAATCGCTGTACCCTCCGGTGCTCAGTTTCAAGCTCATTGCCACCCATAACGATGCATCCACGACAACCTATTTGCCTTGCATCGCCATGAACAAGGAGCATTGGTCACAGAACAAAAAGAATCATGAACTGTTCATCATTGACGGCGCTTTTTTTGAAAGAACCGGGGATGATTTTGTTTATTTTCCTCACAGCAAGCTTTCTGGGTACCATTGGCTACTCAAAGAGATGCGGCGGGCGCCATTAATTATTGAAAATGAGGGGACAATCTATGGTGTGCTCAGCGTTGGCTTGCCCAACATCAAGATTGTGCCGGTCATTCGTGGGAATGAGGTTCATTTCAACATCGATGCCAAGTACCTGACGGCTTTGTATGAATACCTCACCCCTGTTTCCTATGATGAGATGGTCCTATTTAGTGAGAAGACATTGCGGGAGCAAATCCTGCAAACGTATCGCGAAGGGCTGAAACGTGGGGTCGATATCTATGGACTTCAGGAGAAGGTTTATCGCAAAAATCCAGGCCTGTGGCGCAAGCTGTCCAACAACGGCACAAAGATGATCCTTACGGAAGATTCCATCCAGAAGTTGGACATTCATATTACGATTCCATATACGGGTAAATTCCGTAGGAAGGTGTAG
- a CDS encoding spore germination protein, with product MPLTTTPQKNHLPAEPFRINEHSLTTFFAGSDDVIISSHMIGESTQQIVIVYCSGMVDSKSIYDIILPELTRTYESTHFVRASDIEKSISLQWTSMDMQKNPLGTELMSLRVFEGHMLICIPSLQKMWSMDISNIPTRTPEESTTEVSIRGSRDGFIERLSVNIALIRTRLRTAELACNIELIGSRSVTKVALMYIKNIANPELIDDVQNRLRKIDVERIMTANELEELLSPSKITLFPVTHYTGRPDFAAECLLNGRFVLIVDGNPSVIIGPVNLFLLLKSPEDANFPFLPVNVGRMLRFIGLMVTVFLPGFYIALTSFHMDQLPFPLVATISVGRMGLPMESGVEMFLIMLLMELFREAGVRLPSAIGQTLTVVGGLIIGDSAIRAGMVSPLMIVVIAVTVVAGATIVNQVMTSSVLILRFFCFVLGASLGIYGFILSIILFLIYLTDLKSFGIPYLTPLSPLHFKQALASMFKMPKGWMKRRPVYLETQEPRKEGND from the coding sequence ATGCCGCTCACAACCACACCCCAGAAGAACCATCTTCCAGCTGAACCTTTCCGAATCAATGAGCATAGTTTGACGACGTTTTTTGCTGGATCAGACGATGTGATTATCAGCAGCCATATGATTGGGGAGTCTACCCAGCAGATTGTCATCGTGTATTGCAGCGGCATGGTCGACAGCAAATCCATATATGATATTATTCTTCCCGAACTGACGCGAACATACGAAAGCACTCATTTTGTTCGTGCATCTGATATCGAGAAATCCATTTCCCTGCAATGGACAAGCATGGACATGCAGAAGAACCCACTTGGAACGGAGCTCATGTCCCTGCGGGTATTTGAAGGACATATGCTTATCTGCATTCCTTCCCTTCAAAAAATGTGGAGTATGGATATATCCAACATTCCTACCCGAACACCGGAAGAATCCACCACGGAAGTATCCATTCGCGGGTCTCGGGATGGCTTTATTGAACGACTATCAGTCAATATTGCCTTAATTCGTACACGTCTGCGTACAGCAGAACTCGCCTGTAATATTGAACTAATCGGTTCTCGCTCCGTGACCAAAGTCGCCTTGATGTATATCAAGAACATTGCCAATCCTGAATTAATTGATGATGTCCAGAATCGGCTGCGCAAAATTGATGTAGAACGAATTATGACCGCCAATGAACTGGAAGAATTATTGTCTCCTTCAAAAATCACGCTGTTTCCAGTGACCCACTACACGGGCAGGCCCGACTTTGCCGCCGAATGCCTTCTGAATGGTCGCTTCGTCCTCATCGTAGATGGCAATCCGAGCGTCATTATCGGGCCGGTTAATTTGTTTCTGCTTCTCAAATCACCCGAGGATGCCAATTTTCCGTTTCTTCCGGTGAATGTGGGACGCATGCTGCGGTTTATTGGGCTAATGGTCACTGTATTCCTGCCTGGATTCTATATCGCGCTGACTTCGTTTCACATGGACCAACTGCCTTTCCCGCTTGTAGCAACGATATCGGTTGGACGCATGGGTCTGCCTATGGAGTCTGGTGTAGAAATGTTTCTCATTATGCTTCTGATGGAGCTATTCCGGGAAGCAGGTGTGAGACTTCCAAGTGCCATTGGTCAGACGCTCACCGTTGTTGGCGGATTGATCATCGGGGATTCAGCCATCCGTGCAGGCATGGTATCCCCGCTCATGATTGTCGTCATTGCCGTTACCGTAGTGGCCGGGGCCACCATTGTGAATCAGGTTATGACCAGTTCTGTTCTGATCCTGCGCTTTTTCTGTTTTGTACTGGGCGCATCCCTTGGCATATATGGGTTCATTCTCTCCATTATCCTGTTCCTGATCTATCTGACCGATCTGAAATCGTTCGGCATTCCTTATCTGACGCCGCTCAGCCCGCTTCATTTCAAACAGGCTCTGGCCTCCATGTTCAAGATGCCAAAGGGCTGGATGAAACGCAGACCGGTGTATCTTGAAACTCAGGAGCCTCGCAAGGAAGGGAATGATTGA